The genomic interval GCAGGCTTGGCCATGTGATCGACGATTACCGGCAAGGTGGGGTAGCGCTCGATGAAGCGCACGGTATTGAGAATGTGGCGCGGTTTGATCAGCGCATCAAAACGCAGGCCGAGGTCGAGAGCGGACTGGATGGCCGGATCGAGATCGGGGCGCAGGATCCAGTCATCGTCCGGCAGGTCCTGCAGATATGGACGAATGCCCTTGAGCGATGGGCTGCGCGCCAATTGCTCGAGATTGCCAGCAACGCCCTGCCCCAGCATATCGACCCAGCCGACAATGCCGCGGATGAAGCTGTGGCCATTGGCGAGGCCCAGCAGGTAGCCGAGTTCTTCGACGGTCGAGCCCGCAGATACCAGCACGCAGCCTTCAACATTGTACTGGTCCGCCCAAGGCTTGGCGTCGACCGGGCCATAGTCGCGATAGAGCACTTCGAGTTCTGGCGACATCCAGAGCGCATAGCTATGCTCCAGCGCCAGCGTCCAGAAATGCATGTGTGTATCGATGCGTCGCATCACGTTCTCCCAAATGGCTGCTAGAAAATCCGAAGACCGGCCAGCAGTCCACCGTCTGCAGTAAACTCGGCACCGGTGCAGAATCCGGAGCGCTCGCTCGCCAGAAATCCGATGAGTTCGGCAATCTCAAGGGCAGTGCCCAACCGACCCAGCGGAACCGGCTTGGCGAACTCCTTGTACATATCCTCGACACTTCTGCCGTTGCCATTCGCCTTGGCAAAATGCTCCTGCATCGGGGTGATGATCGAGCCCGGACAGACCGTGTTGGCGCGGATGCCGTGCTTGGCAAGGTCGATGGCCAGCGTGTGTGTGAAGGACACAATCGCGCCCTTGGTGCTGGCATAGGCGCAGACGCCCGGCGTGTTCGACGTGGCCTGAACCGAGGCGACGGTGACGATGGAGCCGCCGCCCGCTGCGATCATGTGCGGCACGCCGAAATGGCAGGCCAGGTACATCGACTTGACGTTGACGGCGAATGCCCGGTCCCAGCTGGCTTCGTCCGTCTCCACCACATCGCCAACCGGATGGATGGCGGCGGAGCACAGCATGACATCGATGCTGCCGAAGCTCTTTGCCGTGGTTTCGATGGCCTGATGCACGAAGTCGGACTGGCTGGCGTCGCCATGCAGGCCGATGACCTTGCGGCCGCCAGCTGATAGGTCCTCGGCGACGTCAAGCGTATCCGGTGCGTGGCCGACGATGACCACTTTGGCGCCGCGCTCGGCGAGCAGCCGGGCTGAGGCCAGGCCGATGCCGGAGCTGCCGCCGAGAACGAAGGCTGTTTTGCCCTCGAACTCCTGATCCAGACTCTTGGATGGCATGAGTTTCTCCTAGAGGCGCTGGCTGAACGAGGCAATGGCGGCTTCGGTCAGCGTAGTGCTGGCGCCGGGTTGCTGTGGCCGCACATAGTGGCCACCCTCGACCTTGATCGGCTCGACGAAGCAATCCTTGATCCATGGAATGTATTCCAGCATCGTCGTTGCCGGGTGCCAGTAGGACAGATGGACGTGGATCTGGCCCATATCGCCAACATGGGCGACGATTGGCAGACGGCGCGAATGGGCGCTGTGGGCGACTTGGATATATTCGGTGATACCAGCAACGCGGGTCACATCAGGCTGCACATATTCGACGGCGCGCGCGTCCATGAAGCTGTTGAACGCCTCGGCGGTATAGAGCTGTTCGCCCAGTGCGATCGGAATGGTCGTCGACTGCGCCAGCGCGGCGTGCGAGGCGATATCGTCGTACCACATCGGCTCTTCGAGCCAGAACACGTCCAGTGGTTCGGCCCGAGCGCAGAAGCGCTGAGCGGTGGGCAAGTCCCATTTGCCATTGGCGTCGATGGCGATGGTGACATTAGGGCCAACGGCCTTGCGGACGGCGGCAAAGCGCTCGATGTCGACCATTGGATTGGCATGACCAACCTTGATCTTGAGGCGCTGGAAGCCATCCACTTCGATGGCGCGCTTGCAGCCGTCGACGAGCTTGTCCTTGGGGACGGAGAGCCAGCCGATATCGGTGTTGTAGGCTTCGAGCTTGTCCGATGTGGCGCCGCCGAGCAGTTTCCACAGCGGCAGGCCAGCGGCCTTGGCGCGCAGATCCCAGAGGGCGATATCGATGGCGGCGAGCGCGATGTGGGTGACGCCTGCGCGGCCGACCCACTGAATGGCCGGGTATCGCGCCAGCTTCTGCCAGAGGCGGTCGCTATCCTGCGCATCCTCGCCCATCAGCAGCGGGCCGTAGGATTTGTCGATACAAGCGGTCACCAGCCGGTCGGTTTCGAGGTGGGCGTGGGTGCCGGTGTAACCGTAGCCGAACAGGCCGTTGTCGCTGCCGATCTTGACGCCCACCACGCCCCAATGGGTGATCGTGTGGGTGGAATCCGAGATCGACGGCACGTTGACCGGGACATGCAGGATGAATGGCTCGATGGAGATGATTTTCATGACGGACCCTAGCGGATGAAGTCTTTGCTGAGTTTGAGAACCGAACCGACATTGTGCCGGTCGACGATTGCGGCACCGGCGTCGAGCGACGGCGGCATGAGGCCAAAGCGGAGATAGAGCGCCAGCTGGACGACCGGGTAATAGCCCTGCAGGTAGGGCTGCTGGTCGATGGTGCAGTCGAGGTGCCCATCGCTGATGAGGTCGACGATGCCGGGCGACAGATCGAAGCCCGCGGCGTAGATTTGGCCTTGCGGCTGGGCCTGCGCGACAAGACCGGCGGCTTCGCTATCGGGCTGACCGGTGCCGATGATGACGCGGGCTGGGAAGTCCTTCAGCACGGATTGCAGCAGGTCGGCGCCTTTGTGCGGCTCCCTGCCGGTCACGACGTAGCGGATGTTGGCGTTGCGGTCGGATAGACCACGCGCAATCCCTGCCCCACGCTGTTCCAGTGCGCCGACGCCTTCGTCGTGCATGGTGATGATGACTTTGTCGCCGTCGGCGAGCGTGGCTGCAGCGCGGCGTCCGAGGGCTTCACCGGCGGTAATGAAGTCCTGCATCACATAGGCCAGGTTGCCACTAGCGCCTTTGGCGGCGTCGATGTTGAAGGCCACGACCGGCACGTTCTGAGCGGCAGCTTCGGCCATGACATCGCTCAATGCGTGGGCGTCGAAAATATTGAGGGCCAGTCCGTCCACATGGTCTGCCAGCGCCTGACGCACCAGAGCCTTGAATTCGGCGAGGTCGAAGCCAGGCGTACCGACGAGACTGGCGTCGACGTTCATCGCTGCAGCGGCATCGGCGAGGCCACGCGATACGACGCGAAACAGCTCCTCATCGGCTGCGATGGTGACGAAGCGAAACGTCAGTTTCCCGGATTTCATCCAGCTCCTCCAAGCTTTCGGCCAGATCACCCAGTGGTCCAGCCATTAAACCAATACTGAAGCAAGTGGCGTTGGTCAATGGCGTTGAGGGAGAGTAAGTTCGGAGGCGAAAGCCGGAAACTTCAAGGTTACGCGATCGCGAAATTTATCAGATACAACAGTTTCTTAGCAGGGTCTAAAACTGTCATCAGAACATGTGTGCCATACTGTTGGACCGCTGGTCGCTCTGCAATTTTCTAACGCGCGAACTCGTGACGCAGACTGAAAATGAAAAAGCCGTGGCGGACATTTCTGTCCACCACGGCCTTACCAGATCAAACGTTTCGCCCGGCGTCGCATGTTCCGACGGGCGGGGTTTGATTACTGGCCGACGACGGCGTTCCAGCCTTCGACGATCTTGGCGACGGCGCCCGAGAAGCTCTCAAGGTTGGTCGGGAAGTGAACATTGGCATAGGCCGAAGCTGGCAGCAGCTTGGCGGCAACTTCGGCTGGCAGGGTCACGTCACGCGTTGGGTGGGCATAGCCTTCGGCGAGCATGACCTGACCTTCGTCGGAGAAGATGAAGTCAATGGCGCCCTTGGCGGCATTTGGGTTTGGCGCGAGGGCATTGATATATTGCGAGAACAGCATGCCAACTGACGCGTCGGATGGGATGATCACTTCGAGCGGCAGGCCGGTCGCGTCGCGCTTGGCGAAACCGTCAAAGTCATAGACCAGCGAGATCGGGCATTCACCCTTCTGGATCGACGCGACATTGAGCACGACGCCGTCGCGCAGGTTGCCGGTGTCACGCAGCTTGGTGAACCAGTCGATACCCGGCTGGACATTGGTCTCGTCGCCGCCATTGGCATAGGCAGCGGCCAGAACCGAGGCGGTGGCATAGGTCGAGACGCGTGGATCGCGCGAGCAGACCTGATCCTTGTATTCTGGCTTCAGCAGGTCATTCCAGGTGGCTGGCAGAACCTTGACCTGATCTGTGTTCACGAGAAACGAGATGGCGCCCCAGTAGCCGGAAGCCCAACGGCCATCGGGATCCTTGAATTCTGGCTTGATCGAATCCCAGCTGGAATTCTTGTAGCTGGCAGCGAGGTTTTCGCCGACCAGACGGCCGAGGAAATCATAGCCGATGTCGGCAATGTCCATGACTGGTGCGTTCTTTTCGGCCAGCAGGCGGGTGATTTCTTCAGCCGAGGTCATGTCGGTGTCGACGTGCTCGACGCCGTAGATTTCCTCGATGCGGCCGAAGATGTTGCCGAGGTTCACCCAGTCATCGGACATGCCGTAGCTGATGAGGTTGCCTTCCTTGTGGGCGGCTTCGGTGATTTCTGTCGTGCTCTGGGCATGAGCCGAGGCGATGGACAGGCCCAGCACGGCGACGCTGGCAGCTTGTTTCAGGATCGACTTGAACATTGGATATTTCCTTGAGGAGAAAGGTAGACAGACAGGCGATCACGCGGTGGCGGAGGACCCACGCGTGGAGGGACGGCGTGCCGAAGACGACAGCAGCGCCATCGACACCAGCCAGGCAGCGGAGAAGCTGATCAGTGCGAGCGCACTGGCCTGACGGGCATCGAAACGGGTGAATTCGACCAGGTAGATGGGGAAGGTCTTGAGACGTGTCCCCACCAACAGATTGGCCAAAGCGAACTCGGCGAAAGCGGCCGAGAAAACCAGAAGACTGCCGCTGACCAAGCCACCGCGAATATTGGGCAGGATGACCTTGAGGAAGATCTGGACATCATTGGCGCCAAGGCTGCGGGCAGCATTGGAGAGGGCCGCCGTATCGATGGCCTCGAGCCCGTTCATGATGGCGCGGTACATGAAGGGCAGCGTGATCACGACATAGGCGGCAACCAGCATGGCGGGCGTATTGACCACCGCAATCGGCAGCGGCGAATAGAGCCGCACGAGACCCAAAGCCAGCACGACAGCCGGAAAGCCGAAGGGCAGGATGACCAGTACTTCCATCAGCGGCTTGGCGCGCGGGACGCGGGTGTGGACCCAGAACGCCGTCGGGGCGATCAACGCCAACGAGGCTAGAACGGTCGAGAGCGAGATGGTCAGCGAATTGGTCAACGAGCGCTGGAAGCCGCGCTCTGAGGTGACCTTGATCCACCAATCGAACGTCAACCCTTCGGGCAGGATGGAGCGATCCCAGCGGATGGAGACGGAGAACAGTGCCGTCGCCACAACGGGCAGGATCATGAAGGCAAGGAACAGGCCGATTGTGATGGCGCGGAACGACAGGCCGGCGCGCACTTTTGGGGAGAGGTTCTGGCTCATCTCGACACGGTCCTTTCACGGCGGGAAAAGACGCGCTGCAGAAGGATGCTGGCGGCCATGACGAGCATGGAGAGGACAGCGATGGCGTCGGCCAACGCTGGATCGAGCTGCACTTCACCGCGGATAAGGGCGGCGATCTGCACGGTGACGAGTTCGACCGAGGAACCGGTCAGCGTCCAGGCCGTGGCATAAGCACCGAAGGAATTGGCAAACAGCAGGCAGAAACAGCTGGCAATGCTTGGGCGCAGTAGCGGCAGGCCGACGAGGAGCCAATAATTGCGTGGATCGGCGCCTAGGCTGGTGGCCGCCTCGCGCCATTCCTTGCGCAGGCCCTGAACCGACGGCAACAACAGAAGGATAGCCAGCGGGATTTGAAAATAGAGATAGGCGACGACCAGTCCGCTGATCGAATAGATGCGGACGCCGGGATAGAGCGTGATGCCGACCTGAGCGAGCAGCATGGTGATCATGCCGGTGGAGCCCAGCGCGATGATGAAGGCAAAGGCCAGCGGCGCCCCGCCGAAATTGGCTGCGACGGTCGAAAGCGCGATTATGCCATCGCGCCAGCGACTGCTGCGGCCGGTGACCAACAGATAGGCGATGACGAGCCCAGCCAACGTGCCGAGCGACGCCGTGGCCAGCGACAGGCCGATACTGTTGGCAAAACCGGTGACGATGGTCGGACGTGCGGCACGGGCGAAATTGGCGAACGAGAACATGCCCGCGTCGGAAAAGGCCGACCAGACGAGCCCACCTAGTGGCAACAGTTCAAGGGCCAGAACGAAGATCAGGAAGGGTGCAAGGCCTAACCAAGCGGCGTGGGGGCGTTTCAGCATGTGACCACCGCGCCATCCGTGGTGACGGTTATTTCGCCACCAAACATCGTGCCAGCCTGTTCGAGCACCAGAGCATGCTCAATGGACGGGTAGGTGTGCGTCAGCACAAGGTGGCGCACATTGGCGCTTTGGGCGATGCGTGAAGCGGTGATGGCTGTGAGGTGGTCTTCGGTCGGATAGCCGCCGCTGAAAGAACACTCGCAGAGGAACAGATCAGCATCGCGCGCGATTTCGACCAGCGCAGGCACGTCAGTAGCGTCCCCGCTATAGACGAACGCCCTGCCCTCGTATTCGAGGCGGAACGCGATACTGTTGCTGGTGTGACCGGTGAGCGCGACCTCAACCGCGATGCCGTCGATCTGGTGGCGGCCGACGCTCAGCTCATTGAACTGTAACGCGTAGGTTTCCGGAATGGCGTCGCGGAAGATGGTCAGCAGGCGCGTGACGAATTCCTCAAGACCGTAGCAACCGATCAGGCGCAACGGCTTGATGCGCTGCCAGCCGGGCGTGGCATTGTTGGCCTGCAGCAAGGTCACGACGTCAAGAACGTGGTCGGGGTGCAGATGGGAGATGAACAGCGTGTCGATCTGACGGTAGTCGACGCCATGCGACGCCAGCCGGCCGAGTGCGCCGGGACCGAGATCAAAGATGTAGCGGCGATCGCCGAGCTCGAGCAGGTGGCAGGACGGCGAACGGCCGTGGGCGGGCAGAATAGTGCCGGCTCCGACAACGGTGAGCTTCATACTGGCTGGGCTCATGCTGCGGCTCCCAAGATGACGTGGCAGGCTTCGGGCGCAAAGCTGGCGCAAACGCGATCGCCGATTTTCCAGCTGGCGCCATGCGCGGCAGGCACATTGGCGGCAAGGCAGAGGCCGGTGTCGGTCTGGATTTCGAGATGGCGAGAACCACCCTGGAACGTGCTGCCGGCCACAGTTCCGGAGACGGCATTACTGCCCGGCTGGGACGTGTTGGGTCCAACGCTGACGGCGTCAGGCCGCACGACGAGGGCCAGTGGCGCTCCAGTAACAGCTCCTGCCAGAAGGCTTGGCGAGACCGTCGCGTCGAATGCCCCGAGATCGATTTGGCCGTTAGCCGGATCGGCCACCCTGCCCTCGAAGATATTGCCGCGTCCGATAAAGCCAGCGACGAAGCGCGTGGCCGGGCGGGCATAGATATCTTCAGGTATACCGACCTGTTCGATGCGTCCGTCGCGCATCACGACGACGCGATCTGAAATGGCCAGCGCCTCTTCCTGGTCGTGCGTGACGAACAGCGTGGTGACGCCGAGCCGCTGCTGGATGTCCCGAATGGCATTACGCAGCTCAAGCCGAATGACGGCATCGAGCGCACTCAGCGGCTCGTCGAGCAACAGCATTTGCGGATTGATAGCCAGTGCGCGAGCGATCGCGACGCGCTGCTGCTGGCCGCCACTCATCTGGTCAGGGAATTTGTCGCGCGCATGGGGCAGACCGACCAGCGTCAACAGTTCATCGACGCGGGCGGCTATTTCCGTTCTATGGCGGCGGGCGAGACGCAGACCGAAGGCGACGTTGTCGGCGGCGCTGAGATGGGGGAACAGCGCGTAGTTCTGGAACACCACGCCCATGCCACGGCGATGGGCCTGTTCGGACAGGATATTGCGGCCGCCAATGGTGACGGAACCGGCAGTCGGGGTTTCAAAACCAGCGATCAGGCGGAGCGTCGTCGTCTTGCCGCAGCCCGATGGACCAAGCAGCGAAACAAGCTCACCACGACCGATATCGAGATCGAGATGGCGCAACGCGTGTTGCGCATCAAACCGCTTGTCGAGCCCCTGGATCCGCACCCAGATATTGTCTTCAACCGCCGTCACGTAATGCCTCGCTTGGATAACGCGGCACCTTCAATCACGGGCGAATGACGGCCTCATGACAATCTTCATATTATTCATACTATATGGAAAAGCGGGGTTTCCGCTGCGCTAACCAGTCGCAAAACGAGTGTCACAAAAGCTTGGTAACGGAGCGCGAAATCCCTTTTTTTTGCTGGACTGACGACATGACAACCAAGCGCTATGCCAACTACCCGAGCCTTGAGGATCGCAGCGTCTTCATCACCGGCGGCGCCAGCGGTATTGGCGAAAGCCTGGTGCGTAGCTTCGCCGCGCAAGGCGCAAAAGTGGGCTTCATCGATATCAATGAGGCGGCAGGCCACGGTTTGGTGGAGGAGATTGCCGCGAGTGGCGCGCGGGCTCCAAGTTTTATCGCGTGCGACTTGCGAGACGTCGACGCGCTGGCTTCTGCCATCGCATCAGTAGCAGGCAAACAGGGGCCGATTTCGGTGCTGTGCAACAATGCCGGCAATGATGACCGGCACCAGACGCTCGATATCGATGCTGCCTATTGGGACGACCGGATGGCGGTCAATCTGCGGCATCAGTTCTTCGCGGCCAAGGCCGTCATTCCGCAAATGCGACAGCTGGGCGGTGGCTCGATCATCAACTTCGGCTCGATCACCTGGATGGTCGGCGACGCCGATTGCCCGGCCTATGTGACCGCAAAGGCCGCTGTTTATGGCATGACGCGGGCGCTGGCGCGCGAGTTCGGCCCCGCCGCCATTCGTGTCAATTGTCTCGTGCCTGGCTGGGTGATGACCGAGCGGCAGAAGGCGCTGTGGGTCAACGAGTCGGGCGAAAAGCAGATCGACGAGCGGCAATGCCTGACCAAGCGGCTCGTGCCAGACGACATTGCGCGCATGGCGCTGTTTCTGGCGGCCGACGACAGCGCGATGTGCACCAGCCAGCAGTATATCGTCGATGGGGGCTGGGTTTAGGAGCCGAGCAGCGAACCGCCGGTCCAGAACTGGGTCTGGGCGACTTCGGACAGGCTGGTTTGCAGAGCGCGTGCGGAGGCCAGAACGGGCTGGCCCTGCGTGAAATCACGATCCAGCGCGAAAGGCATGGACCAGCCGCCAGCTTCCTCCACCAGCAATAAGCCGGCTAGGACATCCCAACTATAGAGGTGTTCTTCGACATAGCCATCGATACGGCGACAGGCGACTTGTGCAAGCCCCAGGGCGGCGGAGCCTTGCTGGACGAAACTGAAGCCTGCGGAAAGCGCTCGATCGAGCAGCGCAACATAACGCGACTGCGGCAGCTTGGTTGAATAGCCGATGTCGATCACGGCGCGCCCTGGCGCAGTGACCTGTGAGGCGCGGATCGGTTGGCCGTTGAGACTTGCGCCTTCGCCGCGACGCGCGGCGAACAGTTCGGCGGTGGCTGGATTGTAGACGACGCCAAACTCGACTGTCCCATCGGCGACGAAAGCCACCGAGATGGCGAAATGGGCGATCCCACGGGCGAAGTTCTGCGTGCCGTCGATGGGGTCGACTACCCACATGGCTGAGGCGCCCTGCCCGAGGCTTTCCTCGGTCAGAATGCCGTCATCGGGAAAGGCGCGGCGCAGTTCGTCCTGAAACAGTGCGTCGATCTGCAGATCCACATTGGTGACCAGATCGTGGCGACCCTTTTCGCTAATCTCCACGCTCGTCGAGCGGAAACCGGCCAATGCCAATGCGCCAGCCCTCTGGCACAAGGCGTGCGTTGCCGCGTAGCGA from Devosia sp. 2618 carries:
- a CDS encoding amidohydrolase family protein, with product MRRIDTHMHFWTLALEHSYALWMSPELEVLYRDYGPVDAKPWADQYNVEGCVLVSAGSTVEELGYLLGLANGHSFIRGIVGWVDMLGQGVAGNLEQLARSPSLKGIRPYLQDLPDDDWILRPDLDPAIQSALDLGLRFDALIKPRHILNTVRFIERYPTLPVIVDHMAKPAINKGEHDAWARDMEQFRDLTHVHCKLSGLLTEDGPDWTPDRVKPYLETVIDIFGPDRLVFGSDWPVVNLVADYGKWVGVVADALKPLSPDDQQKVWATNAERFYGL
- a CDS encoding extracellular solute-binding protein, translated to MFKSILKQAASVAVLGLSIASAHAQSTTEITEAAHKEGNLISYGMSDDWVNLGNIFGRIEEIYGVEHVDTDMTSAEEITRLLAEKNAPVMDIADIGYDFLGRLVGENLAASYKNSSWDSIKPEFKDPDGRWASGYWGAISFLVNTDQVKVLPATWNDLLKPEYKDQVCSRDPRVSTYATASVLAAAYANGGDETNVQPGIDWFTKLRDTGNLRDGVVLNVASIQKGECPISLVYDFDGFAKRDATGLPLEVIIPSDASVGMLFSQYINALAPNPNAAKGAIDFIFSDEGQVMLAEGYAHPTRDVTLPAEVAAKLLPASAYANVHFPTNLESFSGAVAKIVEGWNAVVGQ
- a CDS encoding substrate-binding domain-containing protein, yielding MKSGKLTFRFVTIAADEELFRVVSRGLADAAAAMNVDASLVGTPGFDLAEFKALVRQALADHVDGLALNIFDAHALSDVMAEAAAQNVPVVAFNIDAAKGASGNLAYVMQDFITAGEALGRRAAATLADGDKVIITMHDEGVGALEQRGAGIARGLSDRNANIRYVVTGREPHKGADLLQSVLKDFPARVIIGTGQPDSEAAGLVAQAQPQGQIYAAGFDLSPGIVDLISDGHLDCTIDQQPYLQGYYPVVQLALYLRFGLMPPSLDAGAAIVDRHNVGSVLKLSKDFIR
- a CDS encoding mandelate racemase/muconate lactonizing enzyme family protein codes for the protein MKIISIEPFILHVPVNVPSISDSTHTITHWGVVGVKIGSDNGLFGYGYTGTHAHLETDRLVTACIDKSYGPLLMGEDAQDSDRLWQKLARYPAIQWVGRAGVTHIALAAIDIALWDLRAKAAGLPLWKLLGGATSDKLEAYNTDIGWLSVPKDKLVDGCKRAIEVDGFQRLKIKVGHANPMVDIERFAAVRKAVGPNVTIAIDANGKWDLPTAQRFCARAEPLDVFWLEEPMWYDDIASHAALAQSTTIPIALGEQLYTAEAFNSFMDARAVEYVQPDVTRVAGITEYIQVAHSAHSRRLPIVAHVGDMGQIHVHLSYWHPATTMLEYIPWIKDCFVEPIKVEGGHYVRPQQPGASTTLTEAAIASFSQRL
- a CDS encoding SDR family NAD(P)-dependent oxidoreductase codes for the protein MTTKRYANYPSLEDRSVFITGGASGIGESLVRSFAAQGAKVGFIDINEAAGHGLVEEIAASGARAPSFIACDLRDVDALASAIASVAGKQGPISVLCNNAGNDDRHQTLDIDAAYWDDRMAVNLRHQFFAAKAVIPQMRQLGGGSIINFGSITWMVGDADCPAYVTAKAAVYGMTRALAREFGPAAIRVNCLVPGWVMTERQKALWVNESGEKQIDERQCLTKRLVPDDIARMALFLAADDSAMCTSQQYIVDGGWV
- a CDS encoding MBL fold metallo-hydrolase — its product is MSPASMKLTVVGAGTILPAHGRSPSCHLLELGDRRYIFDLGPGALGRLASHGVDYRQIDTLFISHLHPDHVLDVVTLLQANNATPGWQRIKPLRLIGCYGLEEFVTRLLTIFRDAIPETYALQFNELSVGRHQIDGIAVEVALTGHTSNSIAFRLEYEGRAFVYSGDATDVPALVEIARDADLFLCECSFSGGYPTEDHLTAITASRIAQSANVRHLVLTHTYPSIEHALVLEQAGTMFGGEITVTTDGAVVTC
- a CDS encoding inositol monophosphatase family protein, which translates into the protein MHRSEIDARYAATHALCQRAGALALAGFRSTSVEISEKGRHDLVTNVDLQIDALFQDELRRAFPDDGILTEESLGQGASAMWVVDPIDGTQNFARGIAHFAISVAFVADGTVEFGVVYNPATAELFAARRGEGASLNGQPIRASQVTAPGRAVIDIGYSTKLPQSRYVALLDRALSAGFSFVQQGSAALGLAQVACRRIDGYVEEHLYSWDVLAGLLLVEEAGGWSMPFALDRDFTQGQPVLASARALQTSLSEVAQTQFWTGGSLLGS
- a CDS encoding SDR family NAD(P)-dependent oxidoreductase encodes the protein MPSKSLDQEFEGKTAFVLGGSSGIGLASARLLAERGAKVVIVGHAPDTLDVAEDLSAGGRKVIGLHGDASQSDFVHQAIETTAKSFGSIDVMLCSAAIHPVGDVVETDEASWDRAFAVNVKSMYLACHFGVPHMIAAGGGSIVTVASVQATSNTPGVCAYASTKGAIVSFTHTLAIDLAKHGIRANTVCPGSIITPMQEHFAKANGNGRSVEDMYKEFAKPVPLGRLGTALEIAELIGFLASERSGFCTGAEFTADGGLLAGLRIF
- a CDS encoding ABC transporter permease subunit, translating into MLKRPHAAWLGLAPFLIFVLALELLPLGGLVWSAFSDAGMFSFANFARAARPTIVTGFANSIGLSLATASLGTLAGLVIAYLLVTGRSSRWRDGIIALSTVAANFGGAPLAFAFIIALGSTGMITMLLAQVGITLYPGVRIYSISGLVVAYLYFQIPLAILLLLPSVQGLRKEWREAATSLGADPRNYWLLVGLPLLRPSIASCFCLLFANSFGAYATAWTLTGSSVELVTVQIAALIRGEVQLDPALADAIAVLSMLVMAASILLQRVFSRRERTVSR
- a CDS encoding ABC transporter permease subunit, with the translated sequence MSQNLSPKVRAGLSFRAITIGLFLAFMILPVVATALFSVSIRWDRSILPEGLTFDWWIKVTSERGFQRSLTNSLTISLSTVLASLALIAPTAFWVHTRVPRAKPLMEVLVILPFGFPAVVLALGLVRLYSPLPIAVVNTPAMLVAAYVVITLPFMYRAIMNGLEAIDTAALSNAARSLGANDVQIFLKVILPNIRGGLVSGSLLVFSAAFAEFALANLLVGTRLKTFPIYLVEFTRFDARQASALALISFSAAWLVSMALLSSSARRPSTRGSSATA
- a CDS encoding ABC transporter ATP-binding protein; this encodes MTAVEDNIWVRIQGLDKRFDAQHALRHLDLDIGRGELVSLLGPSGCGKTTTLRLIAGFETPTAGSVTIGGRNILSEQAHRRGMGVVFQNYALFPHLSAADNVAFGLRLARRHRTEIAARVDELLTLVGLPHARDKFPDQMSGGQQQRVAIARALAINPQMLLLDEPLSALDAVIRLELRNAIRDIQQRLGVTTLFVTHDQEEALAISDRVVVMRDGRIEQVGIPEDIYARPATRFVAGFIGRGNIFEGRVADPANGQIDLGAFDATVSPSLLAGAVTGAPLALVVRPDAVSVGPNTSQPGSNAVSGTVAGSTFQGGSRHLEIQTDTGLCLAANVPAAHGASWKIGDRVCASFAPEACHVILGAAA